A genomic segment from Juglans regia cultivar Chandler chromosome 14, Walnut 2.0, whole genome shotgun sequence encodes:
- the LOC109007605 gene encoding E3 ubiquitin-protein ligase DIS1-like, giving the protein MASGNPFFDDMRSKPEVIDPPQSEDMMDAGENVNDPASNALKPNVIVSSSVRELLECPVCLNAMYPPIHQCSNGHTLCSGCKPRVHNRCPTCRHELGNIRCLALEKVAASLELPCKYQSFGCMGIYPYYSKLKHESQCTYRPYNCPYAGSECTVIGDISSLVAHLKDDHKVDMHSGSTFNHRYVKSNPQEVENATWMLTVFSCYGQYFCLHFEAFQLGMAPVYIAFLRFMGDDNEAKNYSYSLEVGGNGRKMIWQGVPRSIRDSHRKVRDSFDGLIIQRNMALFFSGVDRKELKLRVTGRIWKEQ; this is encoded by the exons ATGGCATCTGGGAATCCATTTTTTGATGATATGCGGAGCAAACCTGAGGTTATCGATCCTCCTCAAAGCGAAGACATGATGGATGCCGGTGAGAATGTGAATGACCCTGCTTCAAATGCTCTAAAACCTAATGTGATTGTTTCTAGCAGTGTACGTGAGCTGTTGGAGTGCCCTGTGTGCTTAAATGCCATGTACCCTCCTATTCATCAA TGTTCAAATGGTCATACATTGTGTTCTGGTTGCAAGCCCAGAGTGCACAACCGGTGCCCTACTTGTAGGCATGAACTTGGCAATATAAGATGTCTTGCATTGGAGAAGGTTGCTGCTTCTTTGGAACTTCCATGTAAATATCAGAGTTTTGGGTGCATGGGCATCTACCCATATTACAGCAAACTTAAACATGAATCTCAATGCACCTATAGACCCTACAATTGTCCCTATGCTGGATCAGAATGCACTGTCATTGGTGACATTTCTTCTTTGGTGGCCCACTTGAAAGATGATCACAAAGTTGACATGCACAGTGGCAGCACTTTCAACCATCGCTATGTCAAATCAAATCCACAAGAGGTTGAAAATGCCACATGGATGCTGACG GTCTTCAGTTGCTATGGCCAGTACTTTTGTCTGCATTTTGAAGCTTTCCAGCTCGGGATGGCTCCAGTCTACATAGCATTCTTGCGATTTATGGGTGATGATAATGAGGCGAAGAACTACAGCTACAGCTTAGAGGTTGGTGGAAATGGAAGGAAGATGATTTGGCAGGGTGTACCTAGAAGCATTAGGGACAGCCATAGGAAGGTTCGCGACAGTTTTGATGGTCTCATAATCCAACGGAACATGGCTCTCTTCTTCTCTGGAGTTGACAGGAAGGAATTGAAGCTTAGGGTAACTGGTAGGATTTGGAAAGAGCAGTGA